Proteins co-encoded in one Garra rufa chromosome 21, GarRuf1.0, whole genome shotgun sequence genomic window:
- the ptgr2 gene encoding prostaglandin reductase 2, whose protein sequence is MLNVKRVVLRSRPGKNGHPVPENFRVEEIMKSSELKEGQVLVRTAFLSVDPYMRCRMNDDTGADYLLPWRLEECVDGGGVGVVEASKNQALSVGTTVTSFNWPWQTYDVMEGSLLQKVDPEMVDGHLSYVLGAVGMPGLTALLGVREKGHVIPGRQQTMVISGAAGACGSLAGQIGKLDGCERVVGICGSDQKCQALVTELGFTAGINYKKGDITSALREHCPKGVDIYFDNVGGPISDAVISQMNPGGHVILCGQISQYNKDVPYPPPLSEDTQEALHNKNITRERFVVLNYSEKHEEGLMQLSRWVKTGQIKVLETVVNGLENMGEAFCSMMTGGNIGKQVVKISD, encoded by the exons atgttaaatgtaaaaagAGTTGTGTTGCGCTCTCGACCAG GCAAAAATGGTCATCCGGTTCCAGAGAATTTCCGTGTGGAGGAGATTATGAAATCCTCCGAGCTGAAGGAAGGACAAGTGTTAGTCCGGACAGCCTTCCTCTCAGTTGATCCTTACATG CGCTGTCGCATGAACGATGATACTGGAGCTGACTACCTGTTGCCATGGAGATTAGAGGAGTGTGTGGATGGAGGTGGAGTTGGTGTAGTGGAGGCCAGCAAGAATCAGGCGTTGTCTGTGGGCACTACTGTCACCTCCTTCAACTGGCCCTGGCAAACATACGATGTGATGGAGGGCAGCCTTTTGCAAAAG GTTGACCCAGAGATGGTCGATGGTCATCTGTCGTATGTACTAGGAGCGGTGGGCATGCCTGGTCTCACTGCTCTTTTAGGTGTGAGAGAGAAGGGTCATGTGATTCCAGGAAGACAGCAGACGATGGTTATCAGTGGAGCAGCTGGAGCTTGTGGGTCACTTGCTGGACAG ATTGGCAAATTGGATGGCTGTGAGAGAGTGGTTGGGATTTGCGGTTCAGACCAGAAATGCCAGGCCTTGGTAACAGAGCTGGGTTTTACAGCAGGGATAAACTACAAAAAAGGAGATATCACCTCAGCGCTGAGGGAGCACTGCCCCAAAGGCGTTGATATATACTTTGACAATGTAGGCGGTCCCATCAGCGATGCTGTTATATCACAG ATGAATCCCGGTGGTCATGTGATCCTGTGCGGCCAAATATCACAGTACAATAAGGATGTGCCTTACCCACCTCCTCTTAGTGAGGACACCCAAGAAGCTTTGCATAACAAAAACATCACAAG AGAAAGATTTGTTGTATTGAACTACTCTGAGAAACACGAAGAAGGTCTAATGCAGCTCAGCCGCTGGGTAAAGACAGGCCAGATAAAG gtGTTGGAAACTGTTGTAAATGGTTTAGAAAACATGGGAG AGGCGTTCTGCTCCATGATGACCGGAGGCAACATAGGTAAACAAGTTGTCAAAATTTCAGACTGA